The following is a genomic window from Candidatus Methylomirabilis tolerans.
GCGATCAGGTCATGCATCAACTGTAGCGCCTCAACCGCCTGTTTATCCCGAAGGGCCGACTGGCGCCCGTCGAGAACTGCACCCCCATTTCCGTGGATGAACTCCAGGGCGACACAGATCAACCCCTCATACTGCTTCCCCTGCCAGACGAACCCCTTCAGATTAGAATCCCGTTCCCCTTCCAGGATGACTCTCGCCTGGTGCGACAGCTCCGTGAAGGTCCGGGGAGGCGCGAATCCGTACTTCCAGAGCAGGTCTTTTCGGAAGTAAAGGATTCCCGCATTCGCGAACCAGGGGACCGCATAGATTCGATCTTTGTAGGTTGCGGCCTCAACGGGGCCGGGCAGAAACCCCGCTAACCTATCGGCCCCTAATCTCGGGGTGAGATCCAGGAGCCACCCCGCCCTGGCGAACTCCTGAATCCAGATGACGTCCAGCGCAAACACGTCAAAGGCCGCGGACCGGCCCTCGAGAGCTGTCACGTAGAACTGATGCTGCTGGTCCGTAGATGTGGGAAGGATCTCCTCGATCACCTTGACTCCCGGGTTCTGCCGCTCAAACGCCTCGATCAGCCCGGAAAGAGTCTCGGGTGAGGGTACTTTGAAATGGGCGAACACGATCCTCGCTCCGCCTTCTATGTCCTTGATGCCCTCATCCCTGGTGCACCCGGTAAGGATGGAAAGGACAATGATGAAGAATGCCCCAAATCCCAGCCTAGAGATGCGAGATCTCATCCTTCTCCTCCTGATCCTTCTCGTTGCGGAGGCGACGTTCGAGCAGCTCTCTGGCCAGGTCCCGACCGCCCAGGCCAAAGGCGAGCGCCAGGGCCAGTACGACGCCACCGAAGGCAATCGAGAAGGCCGCCACCACCATCTCTTTGGCGATCCCTAATTGGGTGAGGACCGTTGCCGCAGTGAAGATCAGGACGCCCCACCGAATCAGGGTGGCGATAAAGTGTGCTCCCCGCAACTGGGCATTGACGGCCGCAATCAGGGCCCCTTGGGCCAAAAAGATGGCGAGCAACCACCCGGCCCAGAGGAGGAGAAGGGCGGTCAGGAGTTGGGGTAAGAAGTCCAGGGCGCCCGCGGTAAGGCGAGTGGCCGCCGGCAGGTTCAAGGCGTCGATCCCCATGAAGGTAAACACAAGGAAGACGGCCCAGAAGCTCAGACGGCCAACGAGGGAGGAGCAGGGTCGCCTCACCCCTGCCTTGGTCAGGGACTGGCTCAACCCCCATCGCTCACAGAGCGGATCGAACTTCACTGCCACCAGGATCCGGTGGAGAAGACTTTTCACGATCCACCCTGCCACGAGGCCAATGACGACGAGGGTCATCATGGCCAGGATGTTCGGCAGAAAGAGGGTCAGCCGTTTACCGGTGTTTTGTACGGCATCGAGTATCGCCTCTTGCCATAGCTCATTCATCGTTTTACCTCCAACGTGCCACCAGGTATGGCTTCATCGCCTCAAACCGTTCAGCCATCGTTTCGATGACCCCTTCGACCTGCTGATGGCCGCTCTCTTGCGTCTCCAGCACGAAAGAGGCGGTCCTGCCGAGGTAGAGCGGGGTCAGAGCCTTGAGCAGATGCTCCAGGTGCAGAACCCGATGGTGGTAGGCCAGCGCGAAATCGTACACGACAGCGACCCAGACATCCATCGGAAACCGGAACTCCTCCGTCTCCAATGGAGCGATGACCAGCAGTTCGGTCAAGGTCTCAGGGGCCAGAATGATCTCCCAGATAGGTAATAGATCGCGAATGCCCTGCTCAAAGGCGTTCACCATCCGTTCCACGTTCACCGAGACATGCTCCACCTCCACCTCGTGTAACGGTCCAAAGATGGGGACAGGATTCGATCCTTGCGTGGTGTGCCACACGCTCTGGTACTCCTCCATGAGGCTGAAGAGAGAGCCCACCACCTGCACCAGCATCCCGGCGAGATGCTGCCCCGGATCCTTGTGCTCGTGAATCTTGGCCCCGAGGAACGCCTGGCAGATCCGGTATCGCTCGGCGGCCGCGGTGACCGTCATCCAGATATCGATCCCGAAACGGGCCACATCGGTCTCCCATACCTGCTTGGTGAGATACAGGGCGGCCAGCTTCCCTGAAAAGCCGAAGTCGCCACCGATAGGCTGTCGAATCTGTTGGCCATACAGGGTCCTGGTCAAGGGGTAGACGATACTATTCGTAATGGTCCCGTCGTACTTGTGCCGACGGTACAGCGGCGCCACATAATCGAATCCCCCCTCATAAATGGGTCGGATCAGCCGATCCACCCACTCGGGCGAAATAGAGCGAAGGTCCGAGTCGACGACCGCACAGGCTTGCACCTCAAGCGCTTCGGCAATCTTGAAGATCGTTCGAAAGGCGCTCCCCTTGCCGGGAATCCCATGATAGGGCGTGATGATCTTGTGGATGGGAGGCACGGGATGTTGAACCAGCAGGAGGGAGGGGTCTTCCAGAGCGGCCTCAACAACCTGTGAGGTCCCATCCTGAGAGCCTCCATCGGAGTTGACGATGACGGACCGGGCGCGCGGAAAGTACATGGCGAGTCCGGAGGCAACGGTCTTGACCACGTCCCCGATCGTACCGGCATTGTTGTAGCTCGGGATTCCGATCAGGATGTCGGCCTTCCTGATCTCGTGCAGCCTTTCCAGCACCGGTTCATAGAGGAACTGTTCCACCTTCTTCAGTCCTCGCGGACGAGCAGCTCCAGGACGGCCGTTCGCCAGCCGTACGGCCCGATCCCCTGGGCACGGATGAGATTGGGGATCCTGACCGTCTGGTCGTACTTCCCGTCGATCCGTTGGACGAGGATGGGGATATCTACAGCCTGAAGCATGGGAAGGTCGTTCTGGCTGTCCCCAATACCTACCGTACGCACCCTTCCAGAGGCCTGCCGAAAAAGCTCGGTCAACGTTGAGACCGCTCTCCCCTTGTCGTTGCACCCGGTGAGGTGGTCGAACCTCCCTCCCCGCATACACAGGAAGCCCCGCTCCCTCAAAAGCGCTTTCATCCGTTCCGCTTCTTCTTCCGACTCATCGACAAAGAAGGGTTCGTCGTACTCCCGCTCCTTGGCCAGGCATGCCTTCTTCAAAGGAAGTCCGGTGAGCCGAGCTACTTCTTCCGCGCTCAGATCCGAAAAGCCCACGGCCTTGACGCCGCTATCCTTCCTTGCCATTTTCAAAGCTGCGACCAGTTGGGAGTAAGGACTACCAGTCTCAATAACGTAGTACCCGGCGATCTTTCTCTGGTAAGGATAGGCAAAGGCGAAATACCCTTTAGGAATAAAGGCAGCACCGCCGTTCTCCACAACAAACGGGTGGCGGTTGTTGAGGGCACGGCGATAGCACTCCACTTCCGCCCTCGTCTTACTCGTACAAAGAACGAGAGGGATCCCTCTCCGCTCGATCTCTTGCAGAGCCGGATAAGCCGCCTCAAACGAATAGGTCGCGTAGTCCAAAAGGGACCCGTCCAAGTCGGTAAAGATGATGAGGTCAATGCCCTTCATCACAACCATCTGGAGTGCGTTGATTGCCAAATGGACGTCTGGTGGAAGCTCCACAACACGTATCTCGTGATCCGACCCTGTCGCCCCGCAGACTTCTGCCAGCACCATTGCTCCTTCAGGATTGTCCCTGACGCGGCAACCTCGACCATCATCCGCTCTCTCCTTCTCACCCGAAGGTGAGCAGCGAAGATACGCCGGGATGGGTCTCGAGATACTGCCTCCTGAGTGTGCGGGCCTTGCCGGACTCCTGCCATGTCCGAGCTGTCTTTCTGATCTGCTCCTCGAGAAGGGCGGCCCGACAAACCAGTTCAGGGGAGAGCTGAGACTTCATAGCGTCAACAACCTGCTTCAGCAGCGCTGCCCCCCGTTCGACCATCCCCGTATCCCACCACGGGCGGCAGGAAGCCCACCAGTACTGGCAGCTATGAAGCCCCTCATCCAGACATTGCCGAGCCGCCTCATAGCCAGGTGCGGATCGATCGGCTGAAGCCAGAGCCTTAATGGCCAGGCGGGTGAGGGCCCACTGGGTATCGTGCAGCCCATGGCTTGGGTAGGCCCACTGGGGGTAAGGGATGGCGGCTGCCAGCTCATCCTCCCACGTGCTCCAGGAGCAGGGAAGGGGATCCACTTCCTCTTTCTCTTGAAACAGGGCGAACAGATCGGTAAGTCGGCAAAGATCCAATGCTCCGGAGGCAAAGATGTCGATCAGGAGCTGCTCCTGACCTCTTCGATGATGACCGTAGATCTCCCCGTCCGTGCCGGTCAGGAGGTACCGCTTTTGCCCGATAGCAGCGCCGAGACGTCGAAGCAGAGTCTCCCCGGTAGGAAGGCTCCCGTAGGTGATCCCGGCCGAGGTAAACCGCTCCCTGAAGAAGACGTAAAAATCCTGCAACCCTCGAATTCGATAGAGCCGATCATAGCGGACGGTCCCCAGCTTGCCGCAATAGCTGATCTCATCCACAATGATCCATCGGTAGCCAAGGCGGCAGACCATCTCTGCTACCGCTCGACTATAGCACATCTCCGGCGAGAAGAAGCCTTGTGGCCGATAGACGGTCCCCAGGTAGTGACGATTGACCTCGGTGTTTAGTTCGATCTGTCGAATGGCCTCCTCTTCCGGAATCAGGGGAAGGATGGGGTGGTACTTGGCGCTCGCCGTGAATTCAATCTGACCGCGAGCGGCCAGCTCTCTGAGTCCGTCAATGACATCCCGATAGCCGTCACGGACCAGTTGCTCGGTCAGGCAGCCATTGATGTTCAAGGTGATCCGGGCATGAGGATACCTGAGGAGAATAGCGACCAAAGGCCGATAACACTCATTGGTCACCCTTCCTAAGATCTCCGGGGTCTGAGTTGGTGGCTGGTAGATGTGCAGGAAATTTGTCCAATACATCCGACTCATCCGCCCCTCCAGTACACGACCCGTTTCCCTCTACGGTCAGATCGCTTGAGCCTTAGAAGACGAGACCGTGGTGTTGTCCCGGTTGCGCAGCCATACGGAGGAATGCCTCACAACTTATTATCCTGATCGACGGCTTCGCGAAGCCGGGTCAAGAAGTCGGGAATCGCGGCCAGAACGCGGTTCCAGTTCGGGATCAAAGGGACACCGAGTGGGTCTGCCAGGAAGGCCTCAATCGCCAACTGGATCGCCTTCGCGAAGGCTTCTACGGCCTGCCCCTCTTGATGTTGGTCATACGCAAGCCGGTTGATATACGCGTCATTCTGGTATCGGCTCAGCATATCGCGGGCTGTTCTGATATAAGTGATCGGCAAGGTCTTTAAGAGCCCATCGGAAAGGACGGTCCCCTCTTCAGCCAATGTCCTCAGGATGCTCTTTGTGATGTCGATCGCCATCCGCGCCAGACCCTTGGTCTGATCGGTCGCGGAGAGATCCTGATGCTTGTGTTCATAGGTGTCGGCAAGGTCGACCTGACAGACCCTACCCACAGCACAGTTCCGGTAGACCTGGGCCAGCACCCCGACCTCCAGTCCCCAATCCGACGGAATCCTGTTTACCCGGGCCAGATCGGCGATCATGGCAAATTCGCCGGCTAATGGGTATCTGAAGCTGTCCAGGTAGGTCAAGAACGGTTGCTGGTCCAAAATCCGCTGGAGAGCACGGATGAGGGGTACCACCAGGAGCCTGACGACTCTCCCGTGCAGACGATCCGTTACCCGGCTGTAGTAGCCTTTCGCAAACTCGAACGCCAATCGCGGATTCGCCACCGGATAACAGAGTCGGGCAAGCAGCTCTCGATGGTAGGTCAGGATATCGCAGTCGTGCAAGGCGATGACGTCGCTCTGGCCACGGGCCAGGACGTAGCCGAATGTCATCCACGCCGACCTCCCCTTGCCGTCAGGACCTGCCGAGATACCGCGTTCCTCCAGCAGATGGTAGAGGGCCTGAATCCTGGGTCCGTCGTTCCAGAGCAGGAGCGGCGCCTGCGGAAGAGGCGCGAAGAACGCCTTGGCCCTCAAGAACTCCTCTTCGCCGGCCCGTCCCAAACCAACGATGATCTCTCGCAGATAGCGGACTTGAGCCAGTTCATCGACGATCCTGGGCAGCGCCTCCCCCTCCAGTTCAGAGTAGAGGCATGGCAGCACCAGGGCGATAGGCCGATACAGCAGCGTTTCTTCCAGCTCCTTCTCAAGCTGCTCCAGGTTTGGCTTTCCAAGCCGATGGAGTGTCGTGATCACGCCTGCCTGATGGAAATCACCCATTCGATGCCCTCCGCTTGAACAATCGTTACGCTTCGCCGGACTTCTGCTCGATGGCCTTCTTGACCATCTGGACGAGAACGGACATTCCGAACGGCTTCGCGAGGTAGGCTGTCGCCCCCTTCCCCATGGCTTCGACGCACGTCTCCCGGTCGCCGAAGGCCGTGATGAGGATGACCTGCGCTTCGGGTTGGAGCCGTTTAATCTCTGGAAGGATCTCCAGTCCGCTCATGTCGGTCATGATCTTGTCAAGGACGATCACGTCGTATGGGGTGCCTCGAATCTCGGCAAGGGCCTCCGATCCATTCGCAGCCTGAGTGATGCGGAACCCTTCCCTGGTAAGGACGTCCTCAAGAAGCCGGCGCATCTCCTGATCGTCATCCACCACCAGGACCTTCGGCTCGTACAATTCGTATAGGTTCATTGACCGAACCTCCTCCTGCGCGATAGCCGCTCTCTTTCCATGCGTACTCGCACTCGGCTCACTCTCACCATGCCACTGCGACCCTGAGATCACGAACATTGATGCCGGTTGGGCCTGTCACAATTGTATCCCCCAGGCGATCGAAGAATCCATTGGAATCGGATCGCTCACGGACCTTCGCCACCGTCAGGCCGGCCGCCAGAGCCCTGCTGAGTGTCGTGCCGTCTGCCACAGCGCCCGCTGCACTGGAGTTGCCGTCAATCCCGTCAGTCCCGGCGCTGAGCACGGCTATCCGTTTGCCTGCAATGATCTCTGCACATTCCAAGGCGAATGCCTGATTCCGACCCCCTCGTCCACGACCCAACACCGGAGAGACCAGCTCACCGCCGGATATGACCGCAACGGGCCTTCCATCAAGGTCTTTGACTTCAGCCTCCGCTCGCTCGGTCAGTATTCTGGCCGCCTTACGCGCAGAGGTATCGTCCGACATCTCGACCACGATAGGCTGCCAACCGGATTGTTCAGCGACACTTACCGCCGCGGTGATGGCGTCATCATTGTCCAGAAGCTTACACCACCGTGCAGTCCGAAAGACTGGATGATCAGATTTCGGTGTTTCGGACACGACGCCACCCCGGATGAACGCCTTGATGGAGTTCGGGAGTACCGATATCAGCTCATGTCTCCGGATGAGCATATTCATCTCCTGAACGGTGGAATCATCCGGCATCGACGGTCCCGACGCCACGAAGGAAGGATAACCGCGGGGCACATCGGATATGTACAGCGTCAGTTGCTGCGCCGGCGCTGCAGCGACAGCGAGTCTTCCGCCCTTTACTTGGGAAAGGTGCTTCCTGATCGTATTGGTCTCGACGATGGTCAACTCGCCTGAAATCAGTACACGGTTCAGCTCCACAAGGTCATCCAGAGTAATACTATCACTTATCGGCAACTCGAAGCAGGCCGAGCCGCCGCCGGAAATCAAGAAGATCACCGAGTCATTACTGGTCAGTCCATTCATCATGGATAAGGCAGTCCTGGCTGCCTCCATACTCTCCTTATTTGGTATTGGGTGCCCGCCTTCGAAAGTCTGAAATCGACGATGACTCCAGCCCCTCAGCACGGGACCGGCCATAATGCCAGCAAAGGGGGCAATATCTGACCTCCTGATAAATGCCTCCGCCATGCCGACTGCGCTCTTCCCTATCGCAACGACGTAGACCTTGCCTCGGGTTTGGCGCTCAGGACCGATCATGTCCTCTAACGAACAACGATCGAATGCGCGACCGATATCGCAGAAGTCCAGGACATATCTAAATTGGTCAAGAAGCTTGTACTTAGCCGTTGGAAAATCCATTAAGTGCCTCTCGTCTTATCTTCTATGCAACATCATTGACCCGCCAATCTGGGCATCGA
Proteins encoded in this region:
- a CDS encoding DUF4147 domain-containing protein, which produces MDFPTAKYKLLDQFRYVLDFCDIGRAFDRCSLEDMIGPERQTRGKVYVVAIGKSAVGMAEAFIRRSDIAPFAGIMAGPVLRGWSHRRFQTFEGGHPIPNKESMEAARTALSMMNGLTSNDSVIFLISGGGSACFELPISDSITLDDLVELNRVLISGELTIVETNTIRKHLSQVKGGRLAVAAAPAQQLTLYISDVPRGYPSFVASGPSMPDDSTVQEMNMLIRRHELISVLPNSIKAFIRGGVVSETPKSDHPVFRTARWCKLLDNDDAITAAVSVAEQSGWQPIVVEMSDDTSARKAARILTERAEAEVKDLDGRPVAVISGGELVSPVLGRGRGGRNQAFALECAEIIAGKRIAVLSAGTDGIDGNSSAAGAVADGTTLSRALAAGLTVAKVRERSDSNGFFDRLGDTIVTGPTGINVRDLRVAVAW
- a CDS encoding glycosyltransferase, with the protein product MEQFLYEPVLERLHEIRKADILIGIPSYNNAGTIGDVVKTVASGLAMYFPRARSVIVNSDGGSQDGTSQVVEAALEDPSLLLVQHPVPPIHKIITPYHGIPGKGSAFRTIFKIAEALEVQACAVVDSDLRSISPEWVDRLIRPIYEGGFDYVAPLYRRHKYDGTITNSIVYPLTRTLYGQQIRQPIGGDFGFSGKLAALYLTKQVWETDVARFGIDIWMTVTAAAERYRICQAFLGAKIHEHKDPGQHLAGMLVQVVGSLFSLMEEYQSVWHTTQGSNPVPIFGPLHEVEVEHVSVNVERMVNAFEQGIRDLLPIWEIILAPETLTELLVIAPLETEEFRFPMDVWVAVVYDFALAYHHRVLHLEHLLKALTPLYLGRTASFVLETQESGHQQVEGVIETMAERFEAMKPYLVARWR
- the mpgP gene encoding mannosyl-3-phosphoglycerate phosphatase, which produces MVVMKGIDLIIFTDLDGSLLDYATYSFEAAYPALQEIERRGIPLVLCTSKTRAEVECYRRALNNRHPFVVENGGAAFIPKGYFAFAYPYQRKIAGYYVIETGSPYSQLVAALKMARKDSGVKAVGFSDLSAEEVARLTGLPLKKACLAKEREYDEPFFVDESEEEAERMKALLRERGFLCMRGGRFDHLTGCNDKGRAVSTLTELFRQASGRVRTVGIGDSQNDLPMLQAVDIPILVQRIDGKYDQTVRIPNLIRAQGIGPYGWRTAVLELLVRED
- a CDS encoding glycosyl transferase — translated: MGDFHQAGVITTLHRLGKPNLEQLEKELEETLLYRPIALVLPCLYSELEGEALPRIVDELAQVRYLREIIVGLGRAGEEEFLRAKAFFAPLPQAPLLLWNDGPRIQALYHLLEERGISAGPDGKGRSAWMTFGYVLARGQSDVIALHDCDILTYHRELLARLCYPVANPRLAFEFAKGYYSRVTDRLHGRVVRLLVVPLIRALQRILDQQPFLTYLDSFRYPLAGEFAMIADLARVNRIPSDWGLEVGVLAQVYRNCAVGRVCQVDLADTYEHKHQDLSATDQTKGLARMAIDITKSILRTLAEEGTVLSDGLLKTLPITYIRTARDMLSRYQNDAYINRLAYDQHQEGQAVEAFAKAIQLAIEAFLADPLGVPLIPNWNRVLAAIPDFLTRLREAVDQDNKL
- a CDS encoding response regulator gives rise to the protein MNLYELYEPKVLVVDDDQEMRRLLEDVLTREGFRITQAANGSEALAEIRGTPYDVIVLDKIMTDMSGLEILPEIKRLQPEAQVILITAFGDRETCVEAMGKGATAYLAKPFGMSVLVQMVKKAIEQKSGEA
- a CDS encoding ABC transporter substrate-binding protein, translating into MRSRISRLGFGAFFIIVLSILTGCTRDEGIKDIEGGARIVFAHFKVPSPETLSGLIEAFERQNPGVKVIEEILPTSTDQQHQFYVTALEGRSAAFDVFALDVIWIQEFARAGWLLDLTPRLGADRLAGFLPGPVEAATYKDRIYAVPWFANAGILYFRKDLLWKYGFAPPRTFTELSHQARVILEGERDSNLKGFVWQGKQYEGLICVALEFIHGNGGAVLDGRQSALRDKQAVEALQLMHDLIAVDKISPHLVTSADEEATRHLFGAGRAIFMRNWPYALALYEQEDSKVRGRVDIAPLPSFEGYQSAPTLGGWLLGVNRFSTRSDLARKLVEFLTSQSVQKVLAIKLGFPPARHALYHDAELKMANPFIPPLYEAMRRARPRPVTPFYLMISQLLQPELSAAIMGVKPPERALEDASRLIEHILKLERE